One genomic region from Dermacentor variabilis isolate Ectoservices chromosome 6, ASM5094787v1, whole genome shotgun sequence encodes:
- the LOC142585985 gene encoding TELO2-interacting protein 2-like: MELVRSFMTENCPAKKLVLLQALRATLETLRPDDLVKSDSATFCALAQSLLLSGTPHDSVEDRQHEKNDFPGVAEAASAGMICAHVLIKSNASEWTELHDFVTPLQVLCFAHSKAELPWCSEESVAASSALSSQLKCLFSVPKLLISVLKYIQPKLAKETWKKNPCYRHVYREALFKLSPSDMSDVLPIVMAPALLLVDDYMAHNQRLGLSCVRCIIVNVPPSDLDQYGRLEVLFDALKHLLYVKEADIIVELHTGLRNLIFSDCLDALRTFRVKDDRRQKMADYVYCELLTAAEVEQTFALRKAYSSQFSPYIKCLGMDVVKYMDKTLRVLLEYMEMYDTDEQICRRNALLSLAMLIKQSWPRIQFHFRRITESIFKLAYDLCEHGNSALWDEIGNCLYLLQQSCPKQYREFREDLLLLKEDNVPGIASLLAHVS, translated from the coding sequence ATGGAGCTTGTCAGGTCGTTCATGACTGAGAACTGCCCAGCAAAGAAACTCGTACTGCTTCAAGCACTTCGTGCCACTCTCGAAACGCTACGGCCGGACGACCTTGTCAAGAGCGACAGTGCCACATTTTGCGCGCTCGCCCAGTCGCTGTTGCTCAGCGGCACCCCGCATGATTCGGTCGAAGATagacaacacgagaaaaacgatTTTCCTGGCGTTGCTGAGGCTGCTAGCGCAGGAATGATTTGCGCCCACGTCCTCATAAAGAGCAACGCATCGGAGTGGACCGAACTACACGACTTTGTGACTCCATTACAAGTTCTCTGTTTCGCGCACAGCAAAGCTGAATTGCCTTGGTGCAGTGAAGAGTCAGTCGCGGCATCGTCAGCACTGTCGTCGCAACTCAAGTGCTTGTTTTCTGTGCCAAAATTACTTATTTCCGTACTGAAATACATTCAACCAAAACTTGCCAAGGAGACCTGGAAGAAGAATCCTTGCTACAGGCATGTCTACCGGGAAGCGCTCTTCAAGCTTTCTCCGAGTGACATGTCTGATGTGCTCCCAATCGTTATGGCACCAGCGTTGCTACTTGTAGACGACTATATGGCACACAATCAAAGACTTGGTCTCTCTTGTGTTCGCTGTATCATTGTCAATGTTCCTCCAAGTGACCTTGATCAGTACGGCCGCCTTGAGGTGCTCTTCGATGCTCTCAAACATTTGCTGTACGTGAAAGAGGCAGACATAATAGTTGAACTCCACACAGGTTTACGAAACCTGATTTTCAGTGACTGCTTGGATGCTCTTCGCACATTCCGCGTCAAAGATGACAGGCGGCAAAAAATGGCAGATTACGTGTACTGTGAACTGCTCACGGCAGCTGAGGTGGAGCAGACGTTTGCTCTGCGGAAGGCTTACTCAAGCCAGTTTTCACCATACATTAAATGTCTTGGAATGGATGTTGTGAAGTACATGGATAAGACGTTACGGGTCCTGTTGGAATACATGGAAATGTATGACACAGATGAGCAGATCTGCAGGAGGAATGCCTTATTGTCATTAGCAATGCTTATCAAACAATCGTGGCCAAGAATTCAGTTTCATTTCAGAAGGATTACAGAGAGCATCTTCAAGCTGGCCTATGACCTATGTGAACATGGCAACTCTGCCCTGTGGGACGAGATTGGCAACTGCCTCTACTTGCTGCAACAATCTTGTCCCAAGCAGTACCGAGAATTCCGTGAGGATCTGCTTCTCTTAAAGGAAGATAATGTTCCTGGTATTGCTTCATTGCTTGCACATGTGTCCTAG